The Lycium barbarum isolate Lr01 chromosome 10, ASM1917538v2, whole genome shotgun sequence genome includes a region encoding these proteins:
- the LOC132613462 gene encoding probable LRR receptor-like serine/threonine-protein kinase At3g47570, whose amino-acid sequence MEKYILLLIHLFLVQYFSFSLSATSSNETDLQALLAFQNFITNPSHFLARNWTKNTSFCSWFGVTCSTKRQRVVALALPNLQLQGTISPSLANLSFLRELNLGNNSFHGGIPYGIGHLPHLRVIDIQNNKLEGSIPTTLFQHQRVQKISLAYNKLSGEMWEGLWYVPELRILNLMNNGLMGIIPLSVGNATKLLYFNLSNNKVSGNIPKAIGNLRQLKKLSLYNNQLTGSIPAVLFNISSLLYLSLTFNSLSGPLLLDEGNIESNLELLSISYNQISGQIPYNICQLTELNGLSISINNITGEIPKNIACLSKLEKFYIGDNPIKGTIPPSLGNMSTLRNLYCESSRLEGPIPPELGRLSNLRQINFANNKLNGQIPTAIFNISSLERIDFSFNNLSGRIAATTGLHLPNLVELLLGKNQIKGEIPLFITNASKLENLELAGNFLTGPIPTNLGNLRELRLLLLHTNQLTNEPREHELRFFYSLANCRMLRYLGVGSNPLNGVFPNSIGNLSSTIEFFEIGVTHINGLIPTSIGNMSGLIFLSFEGNNLVGSIPSDVGKLKQLQGLFLTSNNLQGHIPEAICHLSNLVQLSLEDNEIFGLIPACIGHLSMLQQLYLGSNKFSSNFPLSLWKMRGLLFLSVSRNSIDGEVPSDIGELKTIVDLDLSVNHFSGMIPSRLGELQNLKSLNLSNNSISGPIPLSFANLISLEILDLSINALSGGIHRSLEKLLYLKNINVSFNDFKGEIPSGGVFANSTPQSFLGNRGLCGMHILEVPACAITNPEQRSKSKEFVLRVVTPVVISSVMICLLVSIWIMKQKKNGKSKDVEKVLEMKTYPFISYHEIQRATNNFDGSNLIGVGSSGSVYKGTLSSGTVMAVKVLDLENEEVCKRFDTECEVIRNVRHRNLIPVITTCSSEYIRAFVLRYMPNGSLDNWLYKEESHLNLLQRVAIMLDVAVAIEYLHHGHVTPIVHCDLKPSNVLLDEEMVAHVGDFSISKILAVSKSTAHTETLGTLGYIAPEYGSEGRVSISADVYSYGIMLMEVLAKRRPTDEAIHNENLGLREWIRCAFPRSMMEVVDASLFHEKEQITSKSEVCIASMIELALDCTEKKSESRITMKDPVLEDIANTANVHKKMQCHIRSPGEQLPVSSISFKRSHHPFLKKITMEDLTVLMSDYDNQSDTFGMPFLPFPEDVMSWNGSDSLIVVFLHM is encoded by the exons ATGGAGAAATACATTTTACTATTGATACATCTCTTTCTAGTCCAGTATTTCTCATTTTCTTTATCCGCTACTTCCTCAAATGAAACAGACCTACAAGCTCTACTAGCTTTCCAAAATTTTATTACAAATCCTAGTCATTTTCTGGCCAGGAATTGGACCAAGAATACTTCTTTTTGCTCTTGGTTTGGTGTCACTTGCAGTACAAAAAGGCAAAGAGTTGTGGCCTTGGCTCTTCCTAATTTGCAACTTCAAGGAACAATTTCGCCGTCTTTGGCCAATTTGTCCTTTCTTAGAGAGCTTAATCTTGGGAACAACAGTTTCCATGGCGGCATCCCTTATGGCATTGGCCACTTGCCTCACTTGCGAGTGATTGATATTCAAAATAATAAGCTAGAAGGAAGTATTCCGACGACTCTATTTCAACACCAAAGAGTTCAAAAGATTTCATTGGCTTACAATAAACTCAGTGGTGAAATGTGGGAAGGGCTATGGTATGTACCGGAACTCAGAATCTTAAATCTCATGAACAATGGCCTCATGGGTATAATCCCTCTTTCTGTTGGAAATGCCACAAAGTTGTTGTATTTCAATTTGTCTAATAATAAAGTCAGCGGCAACATTCCGAAGGCGATCGGTAATCTGCGCCAACTTAAAAAGTTGTCCTTGTACAATAATCAATTAACAGGTTCTATTCCTGCAGTATTGTTTAACATCTCTTCGCTTCTTTACTTGTCTCTGACATTCAACAGTCTTTCCGGTCCTCTCTTGCTTGATGAAGGGAATATTGAGTCAAATCTAGAGTTGTTAAGTATATCTTATAATCAAATTTCCGGTCAAATTCCTTACAACATATGCCAACTCACAGAGCTCAATGGTCTGTCCATATCTATCAACAATATAACTGGAGAAATACCCAAAAATATTGCTTGTTTATCCAAGCTCGAAAAGTTCTATATTGGTGATAATCCAATAAAAGGGACTATTCCCCCTTCATTGGGCAATATGTCCACTCTGAGAAATCTTTATTGTGAAAGCAGCCGCTTGGAGGGGCCAATTCCTCCAGAATTGGGGAGGCTATCAAATTTGAGGCAAATTAACTTTGCGAACAATAAGCTTAATGGTCAAATTCCAACGGCTATTTTCAATATTTCTTCTTTGGAACGAATTGATTTTAGTTTCAACAACCTCTCGGGGAGAATTGCAGCCACTACAGGTCTTCATCTTCCGAACCTTGTTGAACTTTTGTTGGGGAAAAATCAGATCAAAGGGGAAATTCCATTGTTCATAACAAATGCTTCCAAGCTTGAGAACCTGGAACTAGCAGGGAACTTTCTCACAGGACCTATTCCTACTAATCTAGGAAATCTTCGTGAGCTGCGTTTACTGCTCCTACATACCAATCAACTTACCAATGAACCAAGAGAGCATGAGTTGCGATTCTTCTATTCTTTGGCGAACTGTAGGATGTTGCGATATCTTGGAGTGGGTTCCAATCCATTGAATGGAGTTTTTCCCAATTCAATTGGGAATCTTTCATCTACTATTGAATTCTTTGAAATAGGAGTTACGCACATCAATGGCCTCATTCCCACAAGTATAGGCAATATGAGCGGTCTTATATTTCTATCCTTTGAAGGAAACAACTTGGTGGGAAGTATTCCTTCTGATGTTGGTAAGCTTAAACAACTCCAAGGGTTGTTTCTAACTAGCAATAATTTGCAGGGACATATTCCAGAGGCGATATGCCATTTATCTAATTTGGTTCAATTATCACTGGAAGATAATGAGATCTTTGGATTAATTCCAGCATGTATAGGACATCTTAGCATGCTACAACAACTCTATTTGGGTTCTAATAAATTTTCATCAAACTTTCCCTTGAGCCTTTGGAAAATGAGAGGTTTGCTCTTTCTAAGCGTGTCGCGAAATTCTATAGACGGAGAAGTTCCATCAGATATTGGAGAACTGAAAACCATTGTAGATTTAGATCTTTCTGTTAATCACTTTTCAGGAATGATACCAAGCAGATTAGGGGAACTCCAAAACCTGAAGTCTCTTAACCTATCGAACAATTCAATTTCAGGCCCAATTCCTTTATCCTTTGCCAACTTAATAAGCTTGGAAATCTTGGATTTGTCTATAAATGCCTTGTCAGGTGGTATTCATAGGTCATTGGAAAAACTCTTGTACCTTAAAAACATTAATGTCTCATTTAATGATTTCAAAGGCGAAATACCCAGTGGTGGTGTGTTTGCAAATTCCACTCCACAATCTTTCCTAGGGAATAGAGGTCTATGTGGAATGCACATATTGGAGGTTCCTGCTTGCGCAATCACTAACCCTGAACAACGATCAAAGTCTAAGGAGTTTGTGCTAAGAGTTGTTACTCCAGTGGTTATTTCATCCGTTATGATATGCTTGTTGGTCTCAATTTGGATAATGAAACAAAAGAAGAATGGTAAGTCCAAAGATGTTGAAAAGGTTCTGGAGATGAAGACTTATCCATTCATTTCTTATCATGAGATTCAACGAGCAACAAATAATTTTGATGGATCAAATTTAATTGGTGTGGGAAGCTCTGGCTCTGTGTACAAAGGCACATTATCTAGTGGAACTGTGATGGCCGTAAAAGTTCTGGATTTGGAAAATGAAGAAGTATGCAAGAGGTTTGATACTGAATGTGAAGTGATAAGAAATGTCAGGCACAGAAATCTTATACCGGTGATTACTACTTGTTCTAGTGAATATATAAGAGCCTTTGTTCTGCGGTATATGCCCAATGGAAGTCTTGATAATTGGTTGTACAAAGAAGAGTCTCACTTGAACCTTCTTCAAAGAGTCGCCATAATGCTTGATGTGGCTGTGGCGATTGAATATCTACATCATGGTCATGTCACTCCAATAGTTCATTGTGACCTAAAGCCATCCAATGTTCTTTTGGATGAAGAAATGGTGGCGCATGTTGGTGATTTCAGTATCTCTAAAATTTTAGCTGTAAGCAAGTCCACGGCACACACCGAGACGTTGGGCACTCTTGGATATATTGCACCAG AATATGGCTCGGAGGGAAGAGTGTCCATTAGTGCTGATGTTTACAGCTATGGCATCATGCTAATGGAGGTTTTGGCAAAAAGAAGGCCAACTGATGAAGCGATACACAATGAAAATCTTGGCTTGAGGGAGTGGATAAGATGTGCATTTCCAAGGAGCATGATGGAAGTTGTGGATGCTAGCCTTTTTCATGAAAAAGAACAGATCACATCCAAAAGTGAAGTCTGCATAGCCTCCATGATAGAATTGGCTTTGGACTGCACAGAGAAAAAGTCAGAATCAAGAATAACCATGAAAGAT